The following are encoded together in the Plasmodium brasilianum strain Bolivian I chromosome 10, whole genome shotgun sequence genome:
- a CDS encoding doublecortin domain-containing protein has protein sequence MMHGREEDEMRSIKKFFCNSEDYFLRDNLTKKGKKKSGMEQKNEENVNRNFGKHLNKDVCLLTETARRKNGKRRMQCYKDVFDRLTDTKFYTGTHKKRFDDSRNGGGTICYEELFMEDYTDDNNDHYVDDNNDHYMDDNNDHYMDDNNYHYMSHNNDHYNGKHLGERLMGVCRTRHDIYSYYVKRVRSCTVVTPGTLGIQKYGIQIARPKTICLYLNRDKYHNGLFFFIKPHVNNWKCFLFEITKVLSPIIGPIRKVYDQNFRLVKSVEDLIHGAKYLCTSGDPPASLDTLQNFLSKWILQI, from the coding sequence ATGATGCACGGCAGAGAGGAAGATGAGATGAGGTCcataaagaaatttttttgtaattcggaggattattttttaagagataatttaacaaaaaagggGAAGAAGAAGAGTGGAATGGAAcagaaaaatgaagaaaatgtgAACAGAAATTTTGGAAAGCATTTGAACAAAGATGTTTGTCTACTTACCGAAACAGCAAggagaaaaaatggaaaaaggaGAATGCAATGCTATAAGGATGTGTTTGACCGACTAACAGACACTAAGTTCTACACGGGAACGCATAAAAAAAGATTCGACGATTCCAGAAATGGGGGAGGCACGATATGCTATGAAGAGTTGTTTATGGAGGATTACACGGACGATAATAATGATCACTACGTGGACGATAATAATGATCACTACATGGACGATAATAATGATCACTACATGGACGATAATAATTATCACTATATGAGCCATAATAATGACCACTACAATGGAAAACATTTGGGTGAGCGCTTAATGGGGGTTTGTAGAACAAGGCATGATATATACTCTTATTACGTCAAAAGAGTAAGAAGCTGTACCGTTGTTACCCCAGGGACACTGGGTATACAGAAATATGGCATTCAAATAGCGCGTCCAAAGACTATATGCCTATATCTAAATAGGGATAAATATCATAATggtttattcttttttatcaaacCGCATGTAAACAATTGGAAGTGTTTCTTATTTGAAATTACAAAAGTATTGTCACCCATCATTGGACCTATAAGAAAAGTTTACGATCAAAATTTTCGATTAGTAAAATCAGTTGAAGATTTAATTCATGGTGCTAAGTATTTATGTACCTCTGGAGACCCCCCTGCATCTCTAGACACACTTCAGAATTTTTTGAGCAAATGGATTTTGCAAATATAG
- a CDS encoding eukaryotic translation initiation factor 3 subunit B, whose protein sequence is MVKVTKEELSDKGLEEFLSDDSDEGNEAMLNKKYAEKEALITLETRFPQIITILGIPKVEEEKHSRLAEVLKKLFIRHLSAKISDSSLMNIKIYMPTDEEKKTKGICFVSFNDSFQANEAVKILNKLKLDAKHVLTASKMDDIENIINRDEHVMPINVVGFTREKIRWWLYDEKCREQFIVRYDSHFEVHWFDPLEKEPQLIYTTFKKNAPFSSVQWSNQGSYLVSFHNPGIALWGGDNFEKLIRLQHKSVKEISFSPNENYVLTWDGTPASLRNEKSICIWRVITGKLLRSFITPEYSPREKNFPYFLWSPDDKYIACVGKQKEVYVYELPSMLLLEDQEKKRIPLKYSMVKEFDWSPVDNIISIWMPGTTSIPGTLTFVEIPSRKELVSRKIYDVSQASIHWQSKGDYLCLKTTIEKKISKKNKKEFTQLEIFRLREKNIPVDNIQIEGVKTKQFHWEESNSNRFALIVRDENTSKQQIRFYKISNKGTARNAKWTSTFDINSQMNFMRWSPQGAYFILASLASEGMLYFCVLNTNDEVEVIHKDEHLLVSSLAWSNCGRYLVTSVSNAANASSSNYREENSEAGFFIWTFQGRCLMTIKKPSFYQFLFRPHPKSLFSDKLKLDIKNNLKDYSKKFDVIDEKIRIAKRNELLLERKNVEDSFNEKLDKITKLFQSFKEYEQFKKNWEIFESQFEWEEKTVVIEHVLSVKQEIFA, encoded by the coding sequence ATGGTGAAGGTGACAAAGGAGGAGCTGAGCGATAAGGGGCTGGAGGAATTCCTTTCTGACGATAGTGATGAGGGGAATGAAGcaatgttaaataaaaaatatgcagaAAAAGAAGCTTTAATAACGTTAGAAACCAGATTTCCTCAAATCATTACAATATTAGGTATACCAAAAGTTGAGGAGGAAAAGCATAGTAGGTTAGCGGAAgttttaaagaaattatttattcgACACTTAAGTGCAAAGATTAGTGATTCGTCtcttatgaatataaaaatatatatgccaACAGATGAAGAGAAGAAAACAAAAGGGATTTGTTTCGTATCATTTAATGATAGTTTTCAAGCAAATGAAGCAGTAaagatattaaataaattaaagctGGATGCAAAACATGTATTAACAGCATCTAAAATGGATGATATAgagaatattataaatcGAGATGAACATGTAATGCCCATTAATGTAGTTGGATTTACAAGAGAAAAGATAAGATGGTGGttatatgatgaaaaatgTAGAGAGCAGTTTATTGTTAGATATGATAGTCATTTTGAAGTACATTGGTTTGATCCATTAGAAAAAGAACCGCAGTTAATATATACCacttttaagaaaaatgcaCCATTTTCAAGTGTCCAATGGAGTAACCAAGGATCGTACTTAGTGAGTTTCCATAACCCAGGTATAGCACTATGGGGTGGtgataattttgaaaaattaattagatTACAACATAAAAGTGTAAAAGAAATTAGTTTTTCGccaaatgaaaattatgtattaacATGGGATGGTACTCCTGCTTCTTTACGAAATGAAAaatctatatgtatatggaGGGTAATAACAGGAAAATTACTTCGTTCCTTTATAACACCAGAATATAGTccaagagaaaaaaattttccataCTTTTTATGGAGTCCagatgataaatatattgctTGTGTAGGTAAACAAAAAGAAGTATACGTATATGAATTACCATCtatgttattattagaagatcaagaaaaaaaaagaattcctttaaaatattctatgGTAAAAGAATTTGATTGGTCACCAGtagataatattatttctatttggATGCCTGGCACAACAAGTATACCAGGTACTTTAACTTTTGTAGAAATACCATCAAGAAAAGAATTAGTGTCtagaaaaatttatgatGTTAGTCAGGCATCTATCCATTGGCAAAGTAAAGGAGATTACTTATGTCTTAAAACAAccattgaaaaaaaaattagtaaaaaaaataaaaaagaatttacaCAATTAGAAATTTTCCGcttaagagaaaaaaatatacctgTTGATAATATTCAAATTGAAGGAGTTAAGACTAAACAATTTCATTGGGAAGAGTCAAATAGTAACAGATTTGCTCTAATTGTTCGAGATGAAAATACAAGTAAACAACAAATcagattttataaaatttcaaataaaGGAACTGCTAGAAATGCTAAATGGACAAGTACATTCGATATTAATAGTCAAATGAACTTTATGCGTTGGTCACCTCAAGgtgcatattttattctagCTTCCCTAGCATCGGAAGGGATGTTATATTTCTGTGTTTTGAATACAAATGATGAAGTAGAAGTAATACATAAGGATGAACACTTGTTAGTCAGTTCATTAGCATGGAGTAATTGTGGTAGATATTTGGTTACCTCCGTGTCTAATGCTGCTAATGCTTCGAGCTCAAACTATAGAGAGGAAAATAGTGAAGCAggtttttttatttggacATTTCAAGGCAGATGTCTTATGACTATTAAAAAGCCATCTTTTTATCAATTCCTTTTTAGACCTCACCCAAAGTCACTCTTTAGTGATAAACTTAAATTAGatattaagaataatttaaaggATTACTCCAAAAAATTCGACGTTattgatgaaaaaattagaattgCTAAAAGGAATGAACTACTACTTGAAAGGAAAAATGTTGAGGATTCATTTAATGAGAAATTGGACAAAATTACTAAACTTTTTCAGTCCTTTAAGGAATATGAGCAGTTTAAGAAAAACTGGGAAATATTTGAAAGCCAGTTTGAGTGGGAGGAGAAAACTGTCGTCATCGAGCACGTCCTTTCCGTCAAGCAGGAGATATTTGCCTAG
- a CDS encoding F-actin-capping protein subunit beta, whose protein sequence is MERVKMERVKMEGAKMEGAKMEGAKMEGAKMEEAKIEAALNICNALPSHLFEETIRILSRIDQNLTNNILINKEGPIKIKFDSKEKKYYLGNMFNKEKDSYRSPYTNIYYPDHFPNGYVPSEQLRSLEIAYNEVFDRYRKAYYINGLSSVYLWPNPIEDGFVACFLIKKKEKYDEITCMTWEATHLIQVNITHLVIHYQISTTLNFSVTRQNDIILSASINKALENPKKISNINLIKDKFYHMENMGKMIEGIENSLRKSIEYIYLSKINDILNSLRLNDLIYHTQYNDHKIRNFNSISSNISLSKDTVQDELKLKLKSKNLSTPTEYSVNT, encoded by the coding sequence atggaaagagtaaaaatggaaagagTAAAAATGGAAGGGGCAAAAATGGAAGGGGCAAAAATGGAAGGGGCAAAAATGGAAGGGGCAAAAATGGAAGAGGCAAAAATCGAGGCGgctttaaatatatgcaacGCTTTACCATCCCATTTATTTGAAGAAACCATAAGAATATTATCAAGAATTGATCAAAATTTAACtaacaatattttaataaataaggaaggaccaataaaaataaaatttgatagtaaagaaaaaaagtattatttaggtaatatgtttaataaggaaaaagatTCATACAGATCtccatatacaaatatatattatcctGACCATTTCCCAAATGGTTATGTACCCTCTGAACAGTTAAGGAGTTTAGAAATAGCATATAATGAAGTATTTGATAGATATAGAAAagcatattatataaatgggTTATCTTCTGTATATTTGTGGCCAAACCCCATAGAAGATGGATTTGTCGCTtgctttttaattaaaaaaaaagaaaaatatgatgaaATAACATGTATGACTTGGGAAGCTACACATTTAATACAAGTAAATATAACACATTTAGTTATACATTACCAAATTTCTACTACTCTTAATTTTTCTGTAACTAGACAGaatgatattattttatctgcTTCTATTAATAAAGCTTTAGAAAACCccaaaaaaatttcaaacattaatttaataaaagataagTTCTACCATATGGAAAATATGGGCAAAATGATAGAAGGTATTGAAAACTCTCTACGAAAAAgcattgaatatatatacctatcgaaaattaatgatattttaaaCTCTCTAAGACTTAATGATTTAATTTATCACACACAATATAATGATCACAAAATTAGAAATTTTAACTCCATTTCGAGTAATATCTCCCTTTCGAAGGACACTGTACAGGAcgaattaaaattaaaattgaaaagtaaaaatttgaGCACTCCAACGGAAT